The segment TGCAGTGTTGAGAGCTGAACTTGGAGGAAGTCTTAATCGGATCAGAGAAGAAGAATGTTGGAAACTGTGGATAGCTCAGGATTGCCGCAGATACAGAGCTTTTGTTGCGGGGAGAGCAGTAGCGAGGAGGAGCTATCGGTATTGCCACGTCATACGAAAGTGGTGGTGACTGGAAACAACCGTACCAAGTCGGTGCTTGTTGGACTTCAAGGTGTTGTTAAAAAAGCTGTCGGTCTCGGTGGTTGGCATTGGCTGGTTagtaaatcaaattttaatatttcctTTATGGTAAAAATATAATCTTTGTGTGTTTTCCCTAAGTAATCGATCTAATCTAGAGTTACTCTGCAACTTCtggatttttcaaaatttgaattcAATCTATTTAGTTCTGGGAATGTCTTTCATAAATGATTACTTTATATAATCAATGAGCTTCGATTAACTAGTTATAGATTCATTAACTTTCTCAGCGACTTGTATCTCCTTGATCTATCATCGAACCATGAGTGAAGAATGTGAAATACTTTAGTTTTTTCTAATGTTAAATCTGGCGATTGAGCTTCGTGCATGTATGTTAGCAGTTAACTCGCCATTATTATTTGATCTCTTGTTGCAATGTTCAACCGTTGCATTTTGGGGTTTATACCTTTATTAGGTAGTTAGGTTATTATTCATGAGGGCttcattgatatttttttcttagttaattttttgtttaataaatacTTCATCCGTTCcacaaaaataaactttttaatatttttacacatattaagaaaacatattaaattatcataataaatataataaatgtatcgttttctgtcatttttaattttcaataacttttatccaatagtaattcaataaaatcaattaatttttttgaaagttataattttttcatagaaaacacaaaaatacatctatgcgaaacaatttttttttctaaaaagtctaTCATTAAGGAACGGATGAAGTATTATTTTGCACCTAATAAAGTTTCGGGAACATAGTTTCTAGTCTATGATGATTCTTGCTGAGATTCAGGCTCAATTTCAGGAATCATCTATTAGGGAATCTTTGAGTTTGTAACATTAATTAGGCAGACAAAGGTAACTTTATTATTCGCGCCTGTTGAAAAAACATCATAATCAAATATGAGACTGTTATCTAACTCTCCATcatctttctttttgaaatttagTTAGCTTTGATTAATGATAAATCATTTGTTTTAGggtttctttttgttctttcttttttagtCGAGTCATTATCATCCCCCAGGCAATGTCACTTCTGTCGACTAtcttttatcaattttttttttctctttggttGGTTTAGTTTATATTATAAGTTGTTCGGCAAGTTCTTTTCTATTGTGTCTCTCTGTGTATGTGGAGTGGACCAGTTGGAGTAACTTCATTGTATTCTggcttttaacttttaactcaCTGaaataatctttacgatttttttCAGTACTAGgaatatattttactaatattgaTATCACCTTCCAGGCTTCCACTGGTTCGTGTCTCCCAGAAAGAAAAAGTTATATTTGGAAACATATCGTATCTATTCTTCTTCTCAAACTTATTTAAATGAATATGTCAGTACTTGTTTGTGgagtaaaatattttggtttgtttttctCTGTCTTTTAGGTATTGACAAATGGGATAGAAGTAAAGTTACAGAGGAATGCACTTAGTGTCATTGAAGCTCCTACTGGAAACGAAGATGACGATGATCTTGATTTCGATAACACGCAGAGGAATGGTTCTGATATGAGTACGTTTGATTCTCTGCTTTCTTCAAGACTTTGCATATTGTTCTTTGGACACAAAATCAGTAAACCTTTTTTAACTGATTTTTCTCAGTCTTGTTTCTGTGACAAGTTTTTTCTTTTCCAGCATCTGAGGACACACTTAAGCAAAGAAGGCAGAGATCATCGCGGTCATCTCACAAGACCACGAGCTGGTCTCTATCATCTGACTCACAATCAAAAAGCTCTGGTTTTACTCCTCAAAACATGGTATGCATTCAAAATTTTGAGATAAAGTCCATGTACCATTGAACATAATGCGTCTAATCTTACGTATACTGATGTGATGTTATACGCATTCACTCAGAAGGTTGATCTTAGCAAACTAGACATGCCTGCTTTACTGAAATATTGGCGGCATTTCGACCTCGTAAGTTGATTTCAAGAAGAAATAAACTTCTCTTTACTCGAGATCTACAACTCTTCTTTGAATGTGCTTGCTTCTGACTTAACTCTTTGTAGGCGGATGCAATTCCAAATCCATCAAAGGAACACCTAATTGACATTGT is part of the Brassica rapa cultivar Chiifu-401-42 chromosome A09, CAAS_Brap_v3.01, whole genome shotgun sequence genome and harbors:
- the LOC103842651 gene encoding uncharacterized protein LOC103842651 isoform X4 codes for the protein MLETVDSSGLPQIQSFCCGESSSEEELSVLPRHTKVVVTGNNRTKSVLVGLQGVVKKAVGLGGWHWLVLTNGIEVKLQRNALSVIEAPTGNEDDDDLDFDNTQRNGSDMTSEDTLKQRRQRSSRSSHKTTSWSLSSDSQSKSSGFTPQNMVDLSKLDMPALLKYWRHFDLADAIPNPSKEHLIDIVQRHFMSQQMDELQVVVGFVQAAKRMKKACKLQSKEARNTDLNCIS
- the LOC103842651 gene encoding uncharacterized protein LOC103842651 isoform X3, with amino-acid sequence MLETVDSSGLPQIQSFCCGESSSEEELSVLPRHTKVVVTGNNRTKSVLVGLQGVVKKAVGLGGWHWLVLTNGIEVKLQRNALSVIEAPTGNEDDDDLDFDNTQRNGSDMTSEDTLKQRRQRSSRSSHKTTSWSLSSDSQSKSSGFTPQNMKVDLSKLDMPALLKYWRHFDLADAIPNPSKEHLIDIVQRHFMSQQMDELQVVVGFVQAAKRMKKACKLQSKEARNTDLNCIS
- the LOC103842651 gene encoding uncharacterized protein LOC103842651 isoform X2; protein product: MLETVDSSGLPQIQSFCCGESSSEEELSVLPRHTKVVVTGNNRTKSVLVGLQGVVKKAVGLGGWHWLVLTNGIEVKLQRNALSVIEAPTGNEDDDDLDFDNTQRNGSDMIFSFPASEDTLKQRRQRSSRSSHKTTSWSLSSDSQSKSSGFTPQNMVDLSKLDMPALLKYWRHFDLADAIPNPSKEHLIDIVQRHFMSQQMDELQVVVGFVQAAKRMKKACKLQSKEARNTDLNCIS
- the LOC103842651 gene encoding uncharacterized protein LOC103842651 isoform X1, whose amino-acid sequence is MLETVDSSGLPQIQSFCCGESSSEEELSVLPRHTKVVVTGNNRTKSVLVGLQGVVKKAVGLGGWHWLVLTNGIEVKLQRNALSVIEAPTGNEDDDDLDFDNTQRNGSDMIFSFPASEDTLKQRRQRSSRSSHKTTSWSLSSDSQSKSSGFTPQNMKVDLSKLDMPALLKYWRHFDLADAIPNPSKEHLIDIVQRHFMSQQMDELQVVVGFVQAAKRMKKACKLQSKEARNTDLNCIS